A single window of Zea mays cultivar B73 chromosome 10, Zm-B73-REFERENCE-NAM-5.0, whole genome shotgun sequence DNA harbors:
- the LOC103641716 gene encoding uncharacterized protein, with product MECNKDEAQRAKGIAKKKFEAGDLQGARKFALKAQTLFPALEGVDQMIAIFDIYLASEGKVAGEKDWYSILSVPLNANDEKIKKQYKKLVLQFHPDKNKSVGAEGAFQMVQEAYTVLSDRTKRAVYDQKRNVRTFQQRTAQSGKASTVPGASNGFYNFAANAATASKWTVNKQTVGSATHAPSAPSTATRAPVAKPDTFWTSCNKCKMNYEYLRVYLNNHLRCPSCRQPFLAKEVQKPPAGNVVQDSNISGANQNTTTNRNLQWGPFSRAAGAASATASSAAAAQAANVVHQTYEKVRREREEAQAAARREEALRRKYNPLKRHASMSGNVNLGPGDATSGKKTRTMTKDAEVGSSSTISSPGANFFRVPGVNISFSNNIGAYEFQGDDGGPSWKPRPLIHLSLAKTFSQMDLRGLLLEKTKTELKNKLTVIKSKTSQVASEKASKKIAVKENGGDNEALGPEDPTAIKDSHDSEQTGSNTSTDAENEDDDHLSYNVPDPDFHDFDKNRTEECFQSDQIWATYDDEDGMPRYYAFIQKVLSLKPFKLRISYLTSRANSEFGPLNWVSSGFIKTCGDFRIGKYESCDIVNMFSHQMKWDKGPRGLIKIYPQKGDIWAVYRNWSSDWDEDTPDNVLHAYNVVEVLDAYDEDHGISIIPLVKVTGFRTVFQRHQDPNATMKIPKEEMFRFSHLVPFYRMSGEEAANVPKDSYELDPAAISKELLQGITEAVEPNGT from the coding sequence ATGGAATGCAACAAAGATGAGGCCCAAAGGGCGAAGGGTATTGCAAAGAAGAAGTTTGAAGCAGGGGACTTGCAGGGTGCCAGGAAATTCGCCCTCAAGGCTCAGACTCTCTTTCCTGCGCTTGAGGGCGTTGATCAAATGATCGCCATCTTTGATATCTATCTTGCTTCAGAAGGGAAGGTTGCTGGGGAGAAGGACTGGTACTCTATCCTTTCTGTTCCCTTGAACGCAAACGATGAAAAGATCAAGAAACAGTACAAGAAGTTGGTTCTTCAGTTCCACCCTGATAAAAACAAGTCAGTGGGCGCTGAGGGTGCTTTCCAGATGGTTCAAGAGGCATACACAGTGCTATCGGATAGAACCAAGCGAGCTGTATATGACCAAAAGAGGAATGTGAGGACATTCCAACAGAGGACAGCACAATCAGGTAAAGCAAGCACGGTCCCTGGTGCATCCAATGGCTTCTATAATTTTGCAGCTAATGCTGCTACTGCCTCCAAGTGGACAGTAAACAAGCAAACAGTGGGATCAGCAACACATGCCCCATCTGCACCTTCAACTGCTACTCGTGCACCTGTGGCAAAGCCTGATACATTTTGGACCTCATGCAACAAATGCAAGATGAACTATGAGTACCTCAGGGTGTATTTgaataaccatcttcgctgccctaGTTGCCGTCAGCCATTCCTAGCAAAAGAAGTACAAAAGCCACCAGCAGGGAACGTGGTACAAGATTCAAACATCAGTGGTGCTAATCAAAACACAACCACTAATAGAAATTTGCAGTGGGGTCCATTTTCAAGGGCTGCTGGTGCAGCTAGTGCCACTGCAtcgtctgctgctgctgctcaaGCTGCTAATGTAGTTCATCAGACATATGAAAAAGttaggagggagagggaggaagcACAAGCAGCGGCAAGAAGGGAAGAGGCTCTTCGCCGGAAGTACAATCCTCTAAAGAGGCATGCAAGCATGTCAGGGAATGTTAATCTTGGACCAGGTGATGCAACATCTGGAAAGAAGACAAGGACTATGACTAAAGATGCTGAAGTTGGTTCTTCATCCACCATATCCAGTCCAGGAGCAAATTTTTTTAGAGTGCCTGGTGTGAATATATCCTTTTCCAACAACATTGGGGCCTATGAGTTTCAAGGCGATGATGGTGGCCCCAGTTGGAAACCCAGGCCTCTGATCCACTTAAGTTTAGCCAAGACCTTCTCTCAGATGGATCTTAGGGGTCTTTTGCTGGAAAAAACGAAAACTGAGCTTAAAAACAAGCTAACAGTAATAAAAAGTAAAACATCCCAAGTTGCTAGTGAAAAAGCGAGCAAGAAAATTGCGGTCAAGGAAAATGGTGGGGATAATGAAGCTCTTGGACCAGAAGATCCTACAGCTATTAAAGATTCTCATGATTCAGAACAGACTGGTTCTAATACTAGCACAGATGCTGAAAATGAAGATGATGACCACTTATCTTATAATGTTCCTGATCCAGATTTCCATGATTTTGACAAGAATCGCACTGAGGAATGTTTCCAAAGTGATCAAATTTGGGCTACATATGATGATGAAGATGGAATGCCTCGTTATTATGCATTTATTCAGAAAGTTCTTTCCTTGAAACCATTCAAGCTCAGAATAAGCTATCTCACATCAAGAGCAAATAGTGAATTTGGGCCTTTGAATTGGGTTTCTTCTGGCTTCATAAAGACTTGTGGTGATTTCAGGATTGGTAAATATGAAAGCTGTGATATAGTCAACATGTTCTCTCACCAGATGAAATGGGATAAAGGGCCGCGCGGGCTTATCAAAATTTATCCACAGAAAGGTGATATCTGGGCTGTTTATCGGAATTGGTCCTCTGACTGGGATGAAGATACTCCAGATAATGTGCTCCATGCCTACAATGTGGTTGAGGTACTGGACGCCTATGATGAAGACCATGGCATCTCCATAATTCCCTTAGTTAAGGTTACTGGATTTCGAACAGTATTTCAGCGCCATCAGGATCCAAATGCTACCATGAAGATTCCTAAAGAAGAGATGTTTCGGTTTTCACACCTAGTGCCTTTTTACAGGATGTCAGGCGAAGAAGCTGCAAATGTCCCCAAAGATAGTTATGAGCTTGATCCAGCTGCTATTTCTAAAGAACTGCTTCAGGGGATCACGGAAGCAGTGGAGCCAAATGGAACCTAA